The genomic segment AACGGTGGAAGGTGGGCTTTTTGGAACCTCTATTTtgtcttttaatttttaaaataaaatattttaaatttatttaaatgcatataTTGTTCATCAACATAAtaattataaaacatgtaaaacGCTGCATTGAATATagataatataaataaagaagCTAACCATTGGGTTGAAGAAGGTAACTCACTTTTCTTTGGATAATTTAGTGGGTCTAtagtaagacggtctcacgaatctttatctcatatattcacaataaaaaataatactcttagcataaaaagtaatactttttcattgatgactcaaataagagatccgtctcacaaaatacgacccgtgagaccgtctcacacaagtttttgtccagaTAATTTGCATCCCCTGTTTTtgtaaaaattcaaaaaagcCAAAATCTCGATAAAAAGATTAATAGATATAATCCTATATTTTTTATCACATAAACTCTCATGAAACGATTTCACTggttaattttgtgagacatatatcttatttgagtcacatAAAAATTACTTATCATACCAAAAATATTaacttttttttattgtaaacatGATTtagttgatctgtctcacaaaaaatACTCGTGAAAACGTCTCAcaaaaaaatctattaaatttttttatatatcaaaCATATTAATATCCGTACAAATAAAGTAAATGTGCGTACAGCTTAGAAATCCTGTATTTTACAAAATGTTGGTATTTGCCAATATTACTTGATGGAAACACTGTTAACCGACGGATAATAAATGTACTAGACAGTTACTTAACGGCCGTTAAATCTAACGTCTGCTGAGCCTCACTCGCAGTCTATAAAAGCGTTGGAGCCGTTAACATTGGCGTCGCTCTTCATCTTCCTCCTCTCCGCATCTCTGCTCCATTCACACagttaacacacacacacacacacagcaACATAAACGGTGTCGTTTCAGCAATGTGGTCTTCCAGGAGATGCCTGTGTTCTCTACTTCTTCTCGGGTTACTCGCCGGAGCTATGGCTAGTGTCCCGATATTGAGGTATGTTTTCGCaagaaatatattatttttctcgaTTTCTCCAAGTTACCACCGGAATTCCGCGAAATTATGTCACATTTATGtggttttttttatttgagCGATTTTGTTCAAGTTTCACGGATTTTTCATCGGATTAAGTTGAGAAGTTACCTGCATTTTCTCTGAAATGCTTGAATTTACATTTATGAGTGCAGTTCTGAGGAAAACGGGGAGCTTCAGAGCTCCACAGCCTCAACAATGGCGGCAAGGTCAGTAAATTCTCTTAAAATCTCCACCGTCGAGGTTTCTGTCTTTCACACACATCGAACTTCACTCGTTGGATCTCGTTGAATTATGGTTCTTCTGTTTGACCAAGTCAATCCTGGCCGTTGAGACGCGACGTCACGTCAAATCTAAACCGTTTGTTGCGTATGTGCTGATAAATTCACCTTTGACACATTAGTTTAAATTCCGAAACCACCCTTGATGCTACTCATGGCCAAATTGCGATCGCACAACCATTGTGCGAATTCCTCTTTGTAAAACCGAGATTCGGATCCTCTGCTGCGTTGAAAACACATCTCACCAGATGATCGACTGATATTTCATTTCTTACACAAGATGATCGACTGATATCTCGTTTCAtcaacaaattttaaatttatttgacaTTATATATAAAATCCACAAGATGATCAGCTCGGCACCTGCTGCTGTGTTTTTAACACAGCAGATGATCCAATCCAATAAAATCGACAGTCTTTTTAAATTCTATGTTTTTATATCacaaatttgaaatattatttagaATTCTTCCACCAAACTTAAAACTCACGGTAACTTCATTACATGATATCGGTTCGTTCATATTTCAACttcaaaatattattgataCTACCTGAAATTGTATCTATTCATGATAAAAAGGGTATGGGTACATTGGAAATTTCACATGGATAATGTCCAAAAGAAGTCATTAGTTTTCAACAGTTGGGAAGATTGTATCTATCGGTCATcggtgtatgtatatatatatatatatctatataatatatatagatatatatatatgggcgGGCAATCAGCCCCTCCCCTCCCCTGAGGTGGTTGGCTATGTGATGTGTTTAATTTTGTAGAACACCCCATGTGAAATTACAAACAACACCTTCCCACATTTATTTCGGAGGTGCTTTTCTgattaattgaattttttaaagaaaaataaatttttatatcttccaaataaaataaaataaatcctgCTATAGTAAATAATTAGCTCACCTCAACTTTCTCAtccttttaaattaaattgtttaaaatCAAAAAGTAaaccaattatttatttttcatcaatcacaaaaaaaaaaacctcatTTAATTACAATATTGAAACCTAGAACATTACTTAAAGTTAAAAAGGTGGTCTTGTGACAAATGGAGAAGAATTTTCGGAGTAATGTAAATATGCACGTACGAGCATTGTCGTCAGTGGCGGAGTCAAGAATCCGATTATATCCAGattagaattttaaactctaaaatcttttaatatttaaaattgatCTGCTCGGGctaatatcaaatttatccaaaatttacatataaattttttaaaattttgttggaCCAGCCCGGGTGAAAAGTACTGTGGCTCCGTCCCTGATTGTCGCGATAACAGATCTTATGTATATCGTTTTTTAACTTTGTTTATGTTATTTCGGGAGTGTATTTCTGCGTCATATCGAAAATTCTTGGCCTTTTGAATCTCTAGTGCATGGGGTAGATTTCCATGCGAATATGCCCTCTAGTACATTATCTGCCTATTTTTGTTATGTTGtgttaaacatatatatatatatatatatatatatatatgtatgtatatatatacatatatatatatatatatacacatcagTCGGTGAATTTATCAAATATTGATTTTGCAATACGAATTTttcagtttggatgaggaagcTTTGAATGAACATGCAATGGATGACCCAGAAGAAGTTGCGAGATCTGTTGAAATGTGGGGtacttttacttatttaaaGAATTCTTGAATTTCCCCATTTTGTGCATTTATTAGCATACCAAATTTAAATAACTTTTTTCGTcgagtaaaaaaaattaaaattttcgccGATGATTTATAATTGATCTGACATATCTTAAATCTGAGACAATGTTTCAAGTTCGAGAGTCAATTATATCAAACTTTTCGCTCAACTAAAAAaagatattaaatttttttatatatcttttcagatatcaaatattttagttgcattaaatttaatttaagtaacGTTCCTTTatcatcattaaattaaaaattaatttttgtttgGGTTCATGTtacttatataaaataaaaatatattactgACATCACATAGTATATCTTATAATTGTTTCCAGTATTTTCTTAagcatataataaaaatatcttGAAATTAACATAAATAACATTATTTCTGTCATATTAATGACAATTGAATCATGCGGGTCATTGTAAGGTCCCGTATACGTTCCATTGTCGAGTTAATGCACATGCCTATCACCTTAGATCCGTGTTTTGCgctatttaattataaataaaaataataataataataatattttttggcACATTtttgtgtgtatatatgtgTTTTAAATTGGTtacaatatatatttttcatatatttaatttaatatttatttatattgtttTTAGGGTTATAGACTTTATAGTTTGATTAGGagaattttttagaaaaattctcAATAAATGATATAGATTAGCTAGGATCGAAATCGAAAATAtgtttcaatcaaattcttattTCCTAGTCCTTATAGCGTTATAATCGATTTATTTATAACACGCGATGTAAAATCAGGGACGGAGCTAGGATATATCATAGATGAGTTCAAACtcttaaaaatttatatataattttctgaaatatttaaatttaccCTTTCTCACCCCATTTCCCTTTTTGTTCAAAATATAGATTCTACTATActtatgacaaaaatttgtgtgagacggtctcacaggtcgtatttttgtgagacggatctcttatttggttcatccatgaaagatattactttttatgctaaaagtaatATTACTTTGTagtgtgaatatcagtaggattgacccgtttaacagataaagattcgtgagatcgtctaacAAAAAACTtactttatatttattataaatttactaATGTTGGATCATAAATGGAAATCTCTacctaaaataaaattaaaaaataataataagatatTAATGTAACCATTATTTTAGCTTTTTTATTTGATTCTATCATGTGTGTGATCCAACAAAAAGTTAGCAAAGGAATGTGAAAGCTTTAAGTTGTGATTGGTGGGAAAGTGAGGTTATCATGACACGCTGTCATGCATGAGATGTAGGTatggtcatgtgattgcatcATCCATGTATGCCTAATCCACGACAAATCAAGTGCCTCCAATCTTACTCCTGTCTTCTTTGCTAaactaataatataaaaatgatGATTTGTCCGACATCAAAGTTTTAAATGTTGGATAAGATTTTGGGTTCGAGATCTAATTATAAATCTCCATTAGAAAAAAACTAATAATATAGGTGAATTTTATAGTTTGACCGGGATAATGTTGAAAAGAAGAGAGAAAATAACGGTTTTGGTCTATTAACTCGTCTCATTTTGGGTTGTAATTATTCACTAAATtgtcaaattttagttttaatgcattgaatttttttaattttgggcTAGTTTAATCAAATTGTCGACGTGGTGTTGAATATGTAAAAAAATTTCGGCACGATCTCGACATTTTCTGGTGAAGGAGAACATTGAGTGAATGTTAATGCtatcaaatattttgaatgtgtTAGGGCAACGCATAACAGTACGATGAGGAGGAAACTAGGATATTTCTCATGCGTGACGGGCAACCCCATCGATGACTGCTGGCGTTGCGACAACAAGTGGCAGTTGAACCGCAAGCGACTCGCGGACTGTGGGATTGGTTTTGGGCGAAATGCGATAGGTGGTCGTGATGGAGAATTCTATGTGGTAACAGACCCTGGTGACGATAACCCCGTAAACCCTAGACCGGGCACTCTACGCCATGCTGTTATACAGGATGAGCCTCTGTGGATCATATTCAAGCGCGACATGGTCATAACATTGAAGCAAGAACTCATCATGAATAGTTTCAAGACGATCGATGGTCGTGGGGTAAACGTGCATATTGCAAATGGAGGGTGCATTACAATCCAGTTTGTCACGAATGTCATCATCCACGGCCTCCATATCCACGACTGTAGGCCGACTGGGAACGCCATGGTGAGGAGCTCCCCTTCGCATTATGGATGGAGGACTATGGCGGATGGCGATGCGATTTCAATCTTTGGCTCCAGTCACATCTGGGTTGATCACAATTCGCTCTCCAACTGCGCTGACGGGCTTGTTGATGCTGTTATGGGATCCACTTCTATTACCATTTCGAACAACTATTTCACCCACCATAATGAGGTATATGTATTGTCTGTTGCCTTGTTATACATTTGCTTCTGTTTTTTGGTACTAAACGAGACATTATTTGTTTTATGTCGCTGAAacaggtgattttgttgggTCATAGTGATTCTTATATGAGAGACAAGCAAATGCAGGCAACGATCGCGTATAATCATTTCGGGGAAGGCCTTATCCAGAGAATGCCTAGGTGAATTTATACTCGAATTCTTTCGTGTGAGTATTATGACTTATGCAGGCATATGATCACTCAAATTTCTTGAAATTTATTGAAACTTCAGGTGCAGACATGGATACTTCCATGTGGTGAACAATGACTACACTCATTGGGAGATGTACGCCATCGGCGGAAGTGCAAATCCTACCATCAACAGCCAAGGGAACCGATACCTCGCCCCGGTCAACCCTTTTGCGAAAGAGGTACAAAAACTGTTCTGATGTTACAAATTAAACAAACCGTGCTATTAGTAAAGAAACTCATCTGCTCGATCATTATTTTCAGGTGACAAAACGGGTCGACACACCCAAGGGTAGATGGAAGGGATGGAACTGGAGATCGGAGGGTGACCTTTTGCTCAATGGAGCTTTTTTTACACCCTCTGGAGCTGGGGCTGGAGCTCATGCCAGCTATGCTAGGGCTTCAAGCTTAGGGgctaaatcttcctccatggTTGGATCTATTACATATGGTGCTGGTGCCCTCGCCTGCCGTTCAGGCCGCCAGTGCTAACAGCTCTAGCTATTTTCCGTTTTCTTTTATGATATTCCATTTTTACTACTTCTAAGAAGTACCTTGTATCCCCATATTTCATATCCTATTGTTTGTGTATCATCCATTATTCGAATCGGTAAATGAACATTTCGCGAAAGGGCAACAGTTCTCGAGATCATTGTCTTTTGCATTCAAGTGTAACCATTCTTCCACGACCTCGGCCTGTCCGGTTGGAAGAAAATCTGCGTGCTATGGAAGCGGAAGCGGAAGCGTTGCGTTGTTCAAGATTTCTatagaaattatatgattttgtgatttgttTCTTTTACAGTCCTTGAATCATACATACAACCTATAAATAGTGTGTGAAATGTGAAAGTTGAGTCGAAACTTTTGTGATAGAATATCTTAGGATGGTAAGGTTTATGTCCATCTTAATTTTCTTCTaatgtttttatttttcctttatcTTTTGTCTATGAAAGCAATCTTTTgctatttaaattgaaaaactGAGAATCATCCTTGAAAAACCAGTGATCATATGCATACAAATAAGTTGTAttgtatataatatttttttgggtGATAGGTAAAATAATATTACCGAAAATATTGTTAAAATACTTTTCCACAAAAATTTTATCGAAAACGTCAATAAGTTGTCATTTCTAAAATTTATGATTCAAGATATTACTCTGCACAAcccatataatataataaagaataaatacaaaattttcacacacacatatatatatttacacaaTTTTGATATGTTGTCAATCTACCGTACTCACTATTGAGGTGTCATTTACCTATTGGACGTAAAATTTTGACATgcttcatcacatccaataagTGAGTGTCATCTCACATCAAATACCCTCTCCCATTAGTTTTGACATTTTCCCGCTTCATTCTTTCGTTTTTTTCCTTTCTCCTTATACCTAAACCTTTTCCAAGGTTTGATGAATTTGCTCGAATATATCTCTGACCTTATGTTCCCTTTATTAGGTCAGGAATGTATTTAAGTCAGTTTTTCAAATATTAGGGACGATTTTAATACACAAAACAGAAGAACTGAATCGAAAAAAGGTTTAAACAAGAGGGACGAAAATGAGTTTTTTCCTTGTTTAATGGAtaagatttattatttatatataatattgtgttgattaaaacatgtcaaaagaTAATTAAAGACAAAAAGTGGAACAAATTTAAATCGAGTACAGCGACCTCCGCTGCTTCAGTTGCCGGAGTTGCTTTCATTAAATTATATGATCCAAAAAATGAATATGAAAGAAATTTTCATTATCTACTTTATGGCATTTATGATAATtgatgaaataatatattttcctAAAAAAAGTAACTCGCAAATTGCTAAGTTTTTTGTACATGACTTATTGAGAGTGACACATTGAAATTTTTCCTTGGGAAGTATCTCGAAAATATACcttttttttcctaaaaaaaatatgtattcCCACGTTAAAATTAGTCATAAAttgttaaataaaatattcaattttcaaatgatttccaagcatatatatatatatatttatattattgggtgcaataattgtccttgtttggtagagcaatcgaaccgtagtgcttgagctgctgtgcggtttaaaagatttgagttgcaccattactactagctatagcttttggtaaagcagcaagcgctcggtcctacaattggtatcagagctaaagtcacgggttcgattcccattgattgcaaggagtgcaattattgggagagagattgttgggtgcaataattgtccttgcttggtagagcaatcgaaccgtggtgcttgagctgctgtgcggtttaaaagatttgagttccaCCATTACTACtggctatagcttttggtatatatatatatatatatatataaaattttgatatgctTCACACCTACCGTGCGCACCTAtgtgaggtgtcactcacccattgaatgtgatgaaatatagaaaaattgtgcaTCCAATGAGTGAGTGACACCTAATCGGTGCTCATATAGATGTACACGATAGGTGTGTAGCATATTaaaactaatatatatatatactaaaacTTGTCACATGAATATATTGACACCTTACCTAACCTTAAGATAAAGGGTTTAATTTTATGTAAGAACCTAAGATTTGGATACACATGACACAATTTATGCTATgacataaaaatgtaaatattgaTAAGTTAGAACATAACTTAGATTTTTCTTGACAAATTCATATGGGAAAAAAAAGAGATCAAAATGCAGCGCCTGAACAATAGtatagtttaaaatatttgagttgtttCGTCACCATCAGCTATAGATTTTGACAAATCTACAAATATTCAATTTCCTAcgttttataatatatttttttatcagtATAAACACGACTGTCCTCGaattgattttgatattttaatgTAATAAATGGGAAAAATGCTAGTAGAAGATACATCTTTGCATGTGATATTATTGGTGTCCATAGAGCATGTGACCCAcccatttttaatattttatttggtatTCAATGTAAAAACATTTTTGGGGCCATCCCTTAAATGGATTAATCGGATAGCCACATGCATAGGCCATGTTATATGTTGTGTATCTATTTCAAATCGCAGCTGTCACATTTAATTAAGACTAAGGTCATTTAATATGGTCGAACTACGTACTACTTTATTGTCGTGACGTATTTGTCCAAAACATAGTATCCACATTCCTATTTGTTAgttaagtaattaattaattagataacataaaaagtaaatgagatatgtaattttatttttatgttttgttAATCTGTCAAGTTATTTCAGTTTTAATTAGCTGTTTTTGTGCGTTACTCTAATAGACGCTCACGTATGTGCTGTGACATTCATAAAAAAGACTAAATTGCCACAAATTCAAAGATACGtgattaagatttttttttttttgggtaatATAGAAGGTCAAATGATGGATGCATGTGTCACCAAAACACTAAGAAGTGGATtgtaggtgtgtgtgtgtgcaacTACCGGAAGTTAGAAGACAGTTGGGAACGGTTGGCCAGCTCAAGATCTGTTCGGAAACTAACTGGCAGAGGCTACACGTATATGTGGATAAGGGAATTTCACAGCATGCAAGGAAATCAATTCTAGCTCTgagaaaccaaaaaaaaatacaCAAGTGTAGCAAAAGAAGAAGAGAGTGTATGTTCTTGAGTGATAGGAAAAATACTTTTGCTCGGATAGGAAGAACTCTTGTATCTTGTACACTCAAGTGTGGTGAATAATATTTGGTTTGTTCCTCTCGTGGACGTAGGTCGATGACCGAACCACGTAATCTCTCGTGTTTGCGTGAGTTGTGCCAAAAGAGTTACATTCTTGTGTGTGCTGATAACGTGATCAATCAGTGAATATTCTAACAagtggcgccgtctgtgggaatcgAAACCACGAATCAAAATTTTCGCAAAATGGGATCCATGAAGTTTGATGTAGAAAAGTTCACCGGAAAGAATGATTTCTCACTGTGGAGAATCAAGATGCAAGTCGTTCTCGTGCAGCAAGGGCTGAATGAAGCCttgaaaaagaaagaagaaatgtCAGCCATCGTAGGTGATGATatctgtaatgcccggttactcgtacaaatgattataacgtgtttatgtcgtttagtttgtagttaattacctcattagatttcacgtgatgaatgaagtatcaatattgagattgaacaagactcttatattgttcatggtgtattgagaatgaatatatgtcaaaatagtgatagtaagatgtgtacatagaaatagtgtaatggaagttgagggaaatgagatgtaaatatggtagttcgtacgggtcTTAGCATAAtgaattgaatattgatccaaattgagtgaggccataaccattagaaagctaagatataatgctacaactttcaagttttgagttttgtccaaatcattgtggaagacaagccaaaagcgcctcGAAGTGTGTCATGTTTACCGTCATTCCTTCattgacacatgttaggagaatgggcataaccttttactcagacctccaaatgacctgaaatttggggagcttaaagccaagacatagggctacaactttgtagtttacaacatttccagattatgaagggaagagccGTTTCTGGAGCGATTTCTGATGCCTCAGTGTGCAGAGCCGAAACtggctcgccctagcggtcaaaaatgtccgccctagcgagcctgtgcggaaataaaatgtatagggccgaaacttgctcgccctagcggtcaaaagtgtccgccctagcgaacctgTGCAGAAACAAAAAATGTGTAGGACCGAGATTTACTCGCTCTAGCGGTAAAAAgcgtccgccctagcgaacctgCTGTATAAAAAGATAAGTATCGACTTTCTAAACCATTTCCATCAGCTTCCTTCCTTTATTCTTCAGCAAAACACGAAATAAATCAAGAAAACTTCCTCCCAAAGCTCCCTTCTTcctttccttcaacattttgaaGATAAATCTTAGTTCTACATCACTAGAACATCATagaggtgtaagttttcttcctttttaGTTATCCTACATGTATAGGAGTGATTTTCAGCTAGTTTATAcaatagtgactgaattattggtatatttgacagtataggagcgtgaaacaccgtctcaaaccagtgttcttaagcttggactgtaagttggcatgttcttgaagtaatacatgagtaatattatgaatttcaaatgcatctcattgtctattgatatatgtacattgttagtatgtttattgatgaaaacatagcaccatattccattgttatgtattaaatatgtaaggaactcatgaatattgatgatgggtgctatgtcatgaacaagaacatgaacatgaaaagaaaatgattgatttacatgatatagagcttgttgacatcatgggtggttttaagtccaccaaagctattggccaatatatgttcatggggcgtggggatgccaaaggttgctccctgacgtccaacacagtagtagctatataataaagcaagcacgatagtacaggtcaactaatgaggctcaagtacaaaaatgaacattgaatatatgctacggtatgacatgtttttaagattcattgttgatcacgacttgatatgtatgttccttcgatgcatgatgatacgtacaagtgccaacttattgagtttataaactcacgtagctcatgtattacaggatcaggtagtgaagatgcgtaggatgccggttcgccaatggatgctagtgacgtgcctcacctcgacaagaaccgggcttcttattgtatagcttccgcatatgcattataatgaattgaatgtcagggtttgaaacaagttttacaatgtttatgtctagAGGTATGATGGTACATAATAGGTTTGTGTGTAAGaatacgattatatatatatgggttgatgttgttgcttgagttgagtttgtgtctatgtatatatgaatgttgttgcttggtttgggcttatacaaaatatagggatatcatgccaaaatttttacaaaccgtcaaagtgatgccccttgtttgatttgattcataatatagttatatcattcaaaccttattttgattatggtaattatgctaagtatagagtaagggtgtgacaataTCATTGCTAAAGCCCAGAGTGCTATAATATTGTGTCTTGGAGATAAACCACTGAGAGAAGTGGCCAAAGAAAGGACTGCTTCTGCTATGTGGTTGAAACTTGAAAAGTTATACATGACAAATTCCTTGGCCAACCGCTTGTATATGAAACAAAGACTCTACTCCTTCAAGATTATGGACGACAAGAATCTTGGAGACCAAATTGATGAGTTTACAAAGATTCTTGATGATCTCGAAAACCTTGAACTAAAGTTAGAAGATGAAGACAAGGCTTTGATTTTGTTGAATTCCCTGCCGAAGAACTTCGAGAATTTCAAGGATACAATGTTGTATGGAAGAGAATCATCCATTACACTTGTAGAAGTTCAGGCTGCACTAAACGCCAAGGAACTTCAAAGGAAACTCCAAAATGAAGAAATCCAAGGTGAAGGACTCTATGTTCGGGGAAGACCAGAAAGAAGAAACCACAAGCCTAATCTAAAGGGCAGATCGAGACCGAAAAGCCAAACAAAATACAAGTGTTTTCATTGTCATAAAGAAGGACACTTCA from the Primulina eburnea isolate SZY01 chromosome 3, ASM2296580v1, whole genome shotgun sequence genome contains:
- the LOC140827817 gene encoding probable pectate lyase 8 isoform X1, yielding MWSSRRCLCSLLLLGLLAGAMASVPILSSEENGELQSSTASTMAASLDEEALNEHAMDDPEEVARSVEMATHNSTMRRKLGYFSCVTGNPIDDCWRCDNKWQLNRKRLADCGIGFGRNAIGGRDGEFYVVTDPGDDNPVNPRPGTLRHAVIQDEPLWIIFKRDMVITLKQELIMNSFKTIDGRGVNVHIANGGCITIQFVTNVIIHGLHIHDCRPTGNAMVRSSPSHYGWRTMADGDAISIFGSSHIWVDHNSLSNCADGLVDAVMGSTSITISNNYFTHHNEVILLGHSDSYMRDKQMQATIAYNHFGEGLIQRMPRCRHGYFHVVNNDYTHWEMYAIGGSANPTINSQGNRYLAPVNPFAKEVTKRVDTPKGRWKGWNWRSEGDLLLNGAFFTPSGAGAGAHASYARASSLGAKSSSMVGSITYGAGALACRSGRQC
- the LOC140827817 gene encoding probable pectate lyase 8 isoform X2 yields the protein MWSSRRCLCSLLLLGLLAGAMASVPILSSEENGELQSSTASTMAARATHNSTMRRKLGYFSCVTGNPIDDCWRCDNKWQLNRKRLADCGIGFGRNAIGGRDGEFYVVTDPGDDNPVNPRPGTLRHAVIQDEPLWIIFKRDMVITLKQELIMNSFKTIDGRGVNVHIANGGCITIQFVTNVIIHGLHIHDCRPTGNAMVRSSPSHYGWRTMADGDAISIFGSSHIWVDHNSLSNCADGLVDAVMGSTSITISNNYFTHHNEVILLGHSDSYMRDKQMQATIAYNHFGEGLIQRMPRCRHGYFHVVNNDYTHWEMYAIGGSANPTINSQGNRYLAPVNPFAKEVTKRVDTPKGRWKGWNWRSEGDLLLNGAFFTPSGAGAGAHASYARASSLGAKSSSMVGSITYGAGALACRSGRQC